The Cellulomonas sp. P24 genome contains a region encoding:
- the amrA gene encoding AmmeMemoRadiSam system protein A, with protein MARCRASTRDAAVEISPAAVDQPAVAEQPAAVDRPAVADRPAATVPSADSVVPDDAGDLLLPVAREAIARSLGMTTPGTETGVARAETFPSWVLEPGASFVTLTKGGRLRGCIGSPVAQRPLLDDVRANAVAAASRDPRFVPMEPAELPVVAIEVSVLSAPQPLPVGSLEECYAALRPGVDGVIVEMGDWNRALFLPQVWDEVPDPVQFLGHLWRKAGVAPGVWYEGTTVQTFTVRAWHEGPDGSEG; from the coding sequence GACGCGGCGGTCGAGATCTCACCCGCCGCCGTCGATCAGCCCGCTGTGGCCGAGCAGCCCGCTGCGGTCGATCGACCTGCTGTGGCCGATCGGCCTGCCGCGACGGTGCCGTCCGCGGACAGCGTCGTGCCCGACGACGCAGGTGACCTGCTGCTGCCCGTCGCCCGCGAGGCCATCGCCCGGTCGCTCGGGATGACGACCCCCGGCACGGAGACGGGGGTCGCACGTGCCGAGACGTTCCCGTCGTGGGTGCTCGAGCCCGGAGCCAGCTTCGTCACCCTGACGAAGGGCGGCCGGCTCCGCGGGTGCATCGGGTCGCCCGTCGCCCAGCGGCCGCTGCTGGACGACGTGCGCGCCAACGCGGTCGCGGCCGCGAGCCGGGACCCGAGGTTCGTGCCGATGGAGCCGGCCGAGCTCCCGGTCGTCGCGATCGAGGTCTCGGTCCTCTCCGCGCCGCAACCCCTGCCGGTCGGCAGCCTCGAGGAGTGCTACGCCGCGCTACGACCAGGAGTCGACGGTGTGATCGTGGAGATGGGGGACTGGAACCGGGCGTTGTTCCTGCCCCAGGTGTGGGACGAGGTGCCGGACCCCGTGCAGTTCCTCGGGCACCTGTGGCGCAAGGCCGGCGTCGCCCCGGGTGTCTGGTACGAGGGCACGACGGTGCAGACGTTCACGGTCCGAGCCTGGCACGAGGGGCCCGACGGGTCGGAGGGGTGA
- the amrS gene encoding AmmeMemoRadiSam system radical SAM enzyme: MRDDDLLVPSASPGDEAEVPEPEPEPHVEPEPDVEPAPDVETWPDAPTARWWTALDDGRLQCDLCPRRCRLHPGQRGFCFVRARDGDRMVLTTYGRSSGFAIDPVEKKPLAHFYPGTAVLSFGTAGCNLNCRFCQNWDISKSREWDRLAAIASPDGIARAAESAGCDSVAFTYNDPVIFAEYAIDTAMACHERGLHAIAVTAGYIAPVARAEFFAPMDAANIDLKGFTEDFYWKVTGSHLRDVLDTIVWVHEHTDTWVELTTLLIPGHNDAPDEIERMSRWILAEIGPDVPLHFSAFHPDFKMLDVPPTPASTLRTARATALDVGLHFVYTGNVHDPSGETTSCSTCGHVLIERDWYEILAYTVTADGRCPECGTVVPGRFGTAVGHWGRRSLPVRIA; the protein is encoded by the coding sequence GTGCGCGACGACGACCTGCTGGTGCCCTCGGCGTCCCCCGGCGACGAGGCGGAGGTGCCCGAGCCCGAGCCCGAGCCCCACGTGGAGCCTGAGCCCGACGTGGAGCCTGCGCCTGACGTCGAGACGTGGCCCGACGCCCCGACGGCCCGGTGGTGGACGGCGCTGGACGACGGGCGGCTGCAGTGCGACCTGTGCCCGCGACGCTGCCGGCTGCACCCCGGGCAGCGGGGGTTCTGCTTCGTGCGCGCCCGCGACGGCGACCGGATGGTGCTGACCACGTACGGGCGGAGCTCCGGCTTCGCGATCGACCCGGTGGAGAAGAAGCCGCTCGCGCACTTCTACCCGGGGACCGCGGTGCTGTCGTTCGGCACCGCGGGCTGCAACCTCAACTGCCGGTTCTGCCAGAACTGGGACATTTCCAAGTCCCGCGAGTGGGACCGGCTGGCCGCGATCGCGTCCCCTGACGGCATCGCCCGGGCCGCCGAGTCCGCCGGCTGCGACTCGGTGGCGTTCACGTACAACGACCCGGTGATCTTCGCCGAGTACGCGATCGACACTGCCATGGCGTGCCACGAACGTGGCCTGCACGCCATCGCGGTGACTGCCGGCTACATCGCCCCGGTCGCCCGCGCCGAGTTCTTCGCCCCGATGGACGCCGCGAACATCGACCTCAAGGGGTTCACCGAGGACTTCTACTGGAAGGTGACCGGCTCGCACCTGCGCGACGTGCTCGACACGATCGTGTGGGTGCACGAGCACACCGACACCTGGGTCGAGCTGACGACTCTGCTCATCCCCGGCCACAACGACGCACCCGACGAGATCGAGCGGATGAGCCGGTGGATCCTCGCCGAGATCGGTCCCGACGTGCCGCTGCACTTCTCGGCGTTCCACCCCGATTTCAAGATGCTCGACGTGCCGCCGACGCCTGCCTCGACGTTGCGCACCGCGCGAGCCACCGCGCTCGACGTCGGTCTGCACTTCGTCTACACGGGCAACGTCCACGACCCGTCCGGGGAGACGACCTCGTGCTCGACGTGCGGCCACGTGCTCATCGAGCGCGACTGGTACGAGATCCTCGCGTACACGGTCACCGCCGACGGCCGCTGCCCGGAGTGCGGCACCGTCGTGCCGGGCCGGTTCGGCACCGCCGTCGGCCACTGGGGGCGGCGCTCCCTGCCGGTACGGATCGCGTGA